The proteins below come from a single Kosakonia sp. SMBL-WEM22 genomic window:
- a CDS encoding YbdD/YjiX family protein yields MFGNLGQAKKYLGQAAKMLIGIPDYDNYVDHMKTNHPDTPYMTYEAFFRERQQARYGGDGKGGVRCC; encoded by the coding sequence ATGTTTGGTAACTTAGGCCAGGCTAAAAAGTACCTCGGGCAGGCGGCAAAAATGCTGATTGGTATTCCAGACTATGACAACTATGTTGATCATATGAAAACCAACCATCCCGATACGCCCTATATGACCTACGAAGCGTTTTTCCGCGAGCGTCAACAGGCGCGTTACGGCGGCGATGGCAAAGGCGGCGTCCGCTGTTGTTAA